One window from the genome of Rhodopseudomonas sp. P2A-2r encodes:
- a CDS encoding outer membrane protein, translating to MRKFLMATAMLGMAHGAQAADMPDLPVLRGAFSDGVSSSQVNWQGYYIGAQAGYGRSDMNFAGATRAVTARMLDGLAIEQDGQVSQWPVMGKASQNGNGFGGFVGYNSQWDDVVIGVELSYLHGKFGGTQSGSVGRSFVDSLGYTDGVTNYGSSSMSITDIGTFRARAGYAFGSFLPYMFGGVALGQADIIRTARVFGQSVNVNAAPGFQYISFDHNKTDAQYSHLLYGYSAGLGVDVNLIGGLFLRAEWEYIRFSSAVDTSINTVRAGLGYKF from the coding sequence ATGCGTAAGTTTCTGATGGCGACGGCAATGCTTGGGATGGCGCATGGCGCACAGGCCGCAGACATGCCGGACCTTCCGGTGCTGCGCGGCGCCTTTTCGGACGGCGTGAGCTCCTCGCAGGTGAACTGGCAGGGCTACTATATCGGTGCCCAGGCTGGCTATGGCCGCTCCGACATGAATTTCGCGGGAGCCACGCGCGCGGTTACGGCGCGAATGCTTGACGGCCTCGCGATCGAGCAGGACGGCCAGGTGTCGCAATGGCCCGTCATGGGCAAGGCATCACAGAACGGCAACGGCTTCGGCGGCTTCGTCGGCTATAACAGCCAGTGGGACGACGTGGTGATCGGCGTCGAGCTCAGCTATCTACATGGCAAATTCGGCGGCACGCAGAGCGGCAGCGTGGGACGTTCGTTCGTCGACTCGCTCGGCTACACCGATGGCGTGACCAACTACGGTTCATCCAGCATGTCGATCACCGACATCGGCACGTTCCGGGCCCGCGCGGGCTACGCGTTCGGATCATTTTTGCCCTACATGTTCGGCGGTGTCGCGCTGGGACAGGCGGACATCATCAGGACGGCGCGCGTCTTCGGCCAGTCCGTCAACGTCAACGCGGCGCCAGGTTTTCAGTACATTTCGTTCGACCACAACAAGACCGATGCCCAATATAGCCACTTGCTCTACGGCTATTCCGCCGGACTTGGCGTGGACGTCAATTTGATTGGCGGCCTGTTCCTGCGTGCCGAGTGGGAATACATCCGCTTCTCGTCGGCGGTCGATACCAGCATCAACACCGTGCGCGCCGGCCTCGGCTACAAGTTCTGA
- a CDS encoding phosphoserine transaminase has product MTAAKPSSRPNVPHFSSGPCAKRPGWTPENLKDAALGRSHRAKVGKAKLKLAIELTREVLEVPAGYKIGIVPASDTGAVEMALWSLLGARPVTTIAWESFGEGWVSDIVKELKLKDVTKLHAGYGEIPDLSKADPASDIVFTWNGTTSGVRVPNADWIKADREGLTICDATSAAFAQKLDWAKLDVVTFSWQKALGGEAAHGMLVLSPRAVARLESYTPAWPLPKIFRMTKGGKLNEGIFEGETINTPSMLCVEDYLDALGWAKSVGGLSALIARADANTKVLADWKARTPWVDFLAADPAIRSNTSVCMKVVDPAITSLSADAQADFAKKLVALVEKEGAGFDFAHYRDAPAGLRIWCGATVEAKDVEILTQWIDWAFAEMKSSLAKAA; this is encoded by the coding sequence ATGACTGCAGCTAAGCCATCTTCGCGGCCGAACGTGCCGCATTTTTCCTCCGGTCCCTGCGCCAAGCGCCCCGGTTGGACCCCCGAAAATCTCAAGGATGCAGCCCTCGGCCGTTCGCATCGCGCGAAGGTCGGCAAGGCCAAGCTCAAGCTCGCCATCGAACTGACCCGCGAAGTGCTGGAAGTTCCGGCCGGCTACAAGATCGGCATCGTGCCGGCGTCGGATACCGGCGCGGTCGAAATGGCGCTGTGGTCGCTGCTCGGTGCGCGGCCCGTCACCACCATCGCATGGGAATCCTTCGGCGAAGGCTGGGTTAGCGACATCGTCAAGGAACTGAAGCTCAAGGACGTCACCAAGCTGCATGCCGGCTATGGCGAAATTCCTGACCTCTCCAAGGCCGATCCGGCGTCGGACATCGTCTTCACCTGGAACGGCACCACCTCCGGCGTGCGCGTGCCCAATGCCGACTGGATCAAGGCCGATCGTGAAGGCCTGACCATCTGCGACGCCACCTCCGCGGCGTTCGCGCAGAAGCTCGACTGGGCCAAGCTCGATGTCGTCACCTTCTCTTGGCAGAAGGCGCTGGGCGGCGAAGCTGCGCACGGCATGCTGGTGCTCAGCCCGCGCGCTGTCGCGCGTCTCGAGAGCTACACGCCGGCCTGGCCGCTGCCAAAGATCTTCCGCATGACCAAGGGCGGCAAGCTAAACGAAGGCATTTTCGAAGGCGAGACCATCAACACGCCGTCGATGCTGTGCGTCGAGGACTATCTGGATGCGCTCGGCTGGGCCAAGTCGGTCGGCGGTCTCAGCGCGCTGATCGCGCGCGCCGACGCCAACACCAAGGTGCTGGCCGACTGGAAGGCCCGCACGCCGTGGGTGGACTTCCTCGCTGCCGATCCGGCGATCCGCTCCAACACCTCGGTGTGCATGAAGGTGGTCGATCCCGCCATCACGTCGCTGTCAGCCGATGCCCAGGCTGACTTCGCCAAGAAGCTGGTGGCGCTGGTCGAGAAGGAAGGCGCCGGTTTCGACTTCGCGCACTACCGCGACGCTCCCGCCGGCCTGCGCATCTGGTGCGGCGCCACCGTGGAAGCCAAGGACGTCGAGATCCTGACGCAGTGGATCGACTGGGCGTTCGCCGAGATGAAGTCCTCGCTCGCCAAGGCGGCTTAA
- a CDS encoding glutathione S-transferase family protein: protein MKIYGDSSSGNCLKVKWVCDQLALPYDWVDVDTMKGESRTPEFLRLNGAGQVPTIVLDDGRVLAQSNAIIRYLARDSDLVPRDAFQAAKMDEWLFWEQYSHEPYIAVCRFQMVYLGKPASDLDPEKIKRGYFALARMEHQLAATRFLIGDPFSLADVALLAYTRVAHEGGFHLDGYASIRRWIAAAERELDLPPAR, encoded by the coding sequence ATGAAGATCTACGGCGACAGCAGTTCCGGCAACTGCCTGAAGGTGAAGTGGGTCTGTGACCAGCTGGCGCTGCCGTATGACTGGGTCGACGTCGATACGATGAAGGGCGAAAGCCGGACGCCGGAATTCCTCAGGCTCAACGGGGCCGGGCAGGTGCCGACCATCGTGCTCGACGACGGCCGCGTGCTGGCGCAATCAAACGCCATCATCCGCTATCTCGCGCGCGACAGCGATCTTGTTCCCCGCGATGCCTTCCAGGCCGCGAAGATGGACGAGTGGCTGTTCTGGGAGCAGTACAGCCACGAGCCCTATATCGCCGTCTGCCGTTTCCAGATGGTCTATCTCGGCAAGCCGGCCTCCGACCTCGATCCGGAAAAGATCAAGCGTGGCTACTTTGCGCTGGCGCGGATGGAGCATCAGCTCGCGGCGACCCGGTTCCTGATCGGCGATCCTTTCTCGCTCGCCGACGTGGCGCTGTTGGCCTATACGCGCGTCGCCCATGAAGGCGGCTTCCATCTCGACGGCTACGCATCGATCCGGCGCTGGATCGCCGCGGCGGAACGTGAACTGGACCTGCCGCCGGCCCGTTGA